The Oscillatoria salina IIICB1 sequence GAGAGATTCTTATCAACAAGCTGATTTTACTGAGCGAATTCCCCTTGCCGAAATCCTCCCTGGCGATTTAATCTTTTTTGCTAAAGCTAGTAAAGTCGATCACGTCGCTCTTTATCTGGGTGACGGTTACTATATTCATAGTTCTGGGGTGGAAATGGGTCGTAATGGGATTGGGATTGACCAATTATCGGAAAATGGAGACGAGATTAGTCGTGCTTATTATCGCCAATTGTGGGGAGTTGGTCGAGTGATGAATAGTTATCGGGACTCTTGGATTGGTGATTAGGGATTGGGGATTAGGAAGACTTGGAAGAGGGGGAAGACAAGTGAGACAAGGAGGATAAACTGATAACTGTTCACTGTTCACTGAACCTAGTTACCACCTCACCAATCCCCAGTCACCACCTCACCAGTCTCCTAGTTTCCCAATCCCCAATCCCTAGTCCCCAATCCCCAATCCCTAGTCTCTAATTAAAGGTGTGGTTGTGATAACTTCGCAAATTTCAACAATTCAAAATTTTCAGTCTCAAGAAGAAATTCTTGATGTTTCGATAGTTGTGCCGATTTACAATGAGGTGGAAAGTTTACCTCATTTGCTCGAATATCTCGCGCAAATTCTCCATGAAAATCAACTCAGTTATGAAATTATCTGTGTGGATGATGGTTCTAGCGATGGTTCTACAGAATTGTTAAAGCATTTAGCACAGACCCAGGAAAATGTCAAGGCAGTAATTTTGCGGCGTAACTACGGACAAACGCCAGCAATGGCGGCGGGATTTAAGTGTGCTAGAGGGCGAGCGATCGTGACTTTGGATGCTGATTTGCAAAACGATCCGGCGGATATTCCGATGCTGTTGTCGAAGTTGGCGGAGGGTTACGATCTAGTCAGTGGTTGGCGCCAAAATAGACAAGATGCGGCTTTGACACGCTTGCTTCCTTCTAAAATTGCTAATTGGCTGATCGGACGTGTTACTGAGGTGAGGATACACGATTACGGTTGTTCTCTGAAGGCTTATCGTCGAGAATTGGTGGCAGATTTAAATCTGTATGGCGAGTTACATCGGTTTTTACCTGCTTTGGCTTTTATTGAAGGTGCGAGAATAGCTGAGTTACCAGTACGTCACCATGCTCGTCGTTTTGGTAAAAGTAAGTATGGTTTGGGGCGAACTTTTCGGGTGTTGATGGATTTATTAACCATCTGGTTTATGAAGAAGTTTCTTACTCGTCCGATGCACGTTTTTGGTTCGCTGGGCTTGCTGTTGATGTTTGTGGGTACGGTGTTGGGCGGATATCTGACATTTTTGAAGCTAGGATTGCAAGAAAATATTGGCGATCGCCCGTTGTTGATTTTGGCGGTAGTTTTACTCTTAGCAGGCGTACAATTCTTTTGTTTCGGGCTTTTGGGTGAGTTGCTGATGCGAACTTATCACGAATCTCAGGACAGACCTATCTACCGAGTCAGAGAAATTGTGGAAAATAATGTTAAGAATGGTAAATGAAGATCCCTATTTTGCCTAAACATTTCAACTTGTGAAAATTTTTTCGACTCTAGAACGATCCCAACTGCGAAATCTCTTATTTCTGTTCTTTTCTGGGTTGGCTTTCTGGACAAGTTTAACTTCAATGCTGCCCACTTTACCTTTATACATTGAGGACTTGGGCGCACCACCGGAGCAGGTTGGTTTTGTGATGGGTTGTTTTGCGATCGGTTTACTGTTGTCGAGGGTGTGGCTGGGAAATTTAGCCGATCGCCGCAGTCGGAAGATAGTTGTCGTAATCGGGACTGGAGTTGCGGCGATCGCGCCTTTGGGCTATGTGTTTTTCCAGTCAATTCCTTGGTTAATGGTGACTAGGGCTTTTCACGGGATTAGTATTGCGGCTTTTACTACGGCTTACAGTGCTTTAGTGGTGGATATCTCGCCAGTTAAACAACGAGGCGAATTGCTGGGCTATATGAGTTTGGCGATCCCACTCGGTATGGCTTTTGGTCCGGCGCTAGGTGGCTTTTTACAAGCAAGTGTCGATTACAAATCTTTGTTTTTTATTCCCGCAGTTTTGGGAGCGATCGCGTTTCTGTTGGCAATTCAAGTAAGGGAAGAGCAAAGATTTCACAGCTTAGGATCTCACCCAGATCGTGAATCTCAATTAAGTCAATTATGGCGTTTATTAGCTAGTCCTCGTATCCGCGTTCCGACGATTATTTTATTGTTGATTGGAACTGGATTTGGTATTCTCGTGTCATATTTGCCTGGCTTTATGAGAGATGCAGCAGTCGATCTCAATGCAGGATGGTATTACTCAGCCGCCGCGATCGCCTCTTTTGTTGCTCGTGTAATGACCGGAAGAGCCTCCGATCGCTATGGAAGAGGTTTGTTTGTGAGTTTAAGTTTAGTTTCTTTTGGGCTATCGATGTTTTTACTAGCGATCGCTTATAGTTCTACTGCTTTTGTCTTCTCCGCTATCTTTGAAGGAATAGGTGTAGGTACTTTAATGCCAATGGCGATCGCTGTCTTGTCCGATCGTTCTTTACCAAATGAACGGGCGATCGTCTATTCTTTATCTATTGGTGGATTTGATTTAGGAACTGCTCTCGGCGGTCCCTTTTTAGGCTCTTTAGTCGCCCTGCTCACCTATCGAGGCTTATTTTTGGTTGCTACCAGTTTATCGGCGATCGCCTTGATTATTTTTCTTACCCAATCGAGTAAAGATGCCCGCCATTCTTTCCGCTTTGCAACGGGACGAGGAAAAGATCTTTATGCCCTCGAAGCTCTGGAAGTCCTCGAACCGCGATCGTCATAAATGTCAAAATCAACAGTTACTGCTTATCACATAAATAGCTTTTTGTCAAGCTATTTTTCTTAATTGGTAACTGTGTACTTAAGATTAGGAAACGGGCTAGGAGGGATTCGAACCCCCGACACCGTGGTCCGTAGCCACGTGCTCTAGTCCACTGAGCTACAAGCCCGTGTAGGTAATTTACCCAACAGATATAAATCATATCACAAACAAAATAAATAATGCAAGAGCAAAGAGAAAATCAAAAACTAACTCATCTCAATGCTGAGGGGGAAGCGCAGATGGTAGACATTTCCAAGAAACAGTCAACCAGAAGAGAAGCCATAGCAGTAGGAAGAGTAAGGATGTCAGCAGAGACACTAGCAGCGATCGCGGCAGGAAATACACCCAAAGGAGATGTCATCGCCACAGCCAAGCTAGCAGGAATTATGGCAGCCAAACAGACAGCTAATTTAATTCCCCTCTGTCATCCCTTAGCTTTACATAAAATTGAAGTACAATTAACCCCCGATCCCCAATTACCCGGATATCAAATTCAAGCCAGCGTAACGACAAAAGCAGAAACCGGGGTAGAAATGGAAGCCCTAACAGCAGTTTCCATTGCCGCCCTCACGCTTTACGACATGGCAAAAGCCTTAGAAAAATCAATGGCGATCGAAGCAATTTATTTATTGAGTAAGACTGGAGGTAAAAGCGGCGATTATTTTCATCAACAAGCAACTTAGATTAATTCCCCCTTATCTTCCCCCACTCCCAATCCCCAAACCCCAGCCAGTGAACAGTGAACAGTTACCAGTCTACCCTCGAATCCCCAGTTATTCTAATTTCACCTTGCTCAATTTCTTCTCTTGACAATCCTGACTGATAACTGATTACTGATAACTGATAAGGTGAAAACGCCAATCCCCACTATGTCACACTAAGAGCATAATAGTGAATTGGCGTGTCGATCGATGCCATTCCGCGTTCAAGTTAAGATCCCAATGCTTCATGCAAATAGAACAATTTCTGACTCTGTATCGACAAGGAAAACGAGATTTTGCCCATACCGATCTTAACGGTGCAAACTTGAGTGGGGCAAATTTACGCGACATCGATCTAACCGGAGCTAACCTAACAGGTGCTAATCTGAGGTGGGCTTCTTTAAACAATAGCAAACTAACTGGTGCGTGTTTACGTCAAGCTGACTTGCACAATGCCACATTAACTCGTGCTAACTTAGACCAAGCAATTTTAACTCGTGCCGAGTTGAGTAAAGTAGATTTGCGCTTTTCCAGTTTGTCAGCGGCGGATCTCAATTGGGCAATTTTACAAGATGCCGATTTAACGGGTGCTAATCTGCGGGGAGCTAAACTAGATCGGGTAAATCTCGAACGCGCTAAACTCAACAATGTCGAGCTAGAATCGGCAGAATTGATGGAGGCAAATTTAGCTCGAAGTAGTTCGATTGAAGCTAATTTTTCTGGAGCTAATTTACGAGAAGCTTGTTTAGAAGAAGCCAATTTACGACAAGCAAATTTAGTCAAAGCTAACTTAACAGAAGCTAATCTGAATAATGTTTATTTGCGGGGGGCTAATTTACAAGAAGCTGACTTACATCGGACGATTCTTACGAATGCCGATCTCAGCGAGTCAAATTTCGATCGTGCTGATTTAAGTAGAGCTAATCTTGCAGGTGCTTATTTGTTGAAAGTTAGTTTGCGAAATGCTTATTTAGTCCGAGCTGATTTGCAGGATGTTTATTTATTACAAACTGATTTAACAGAAGCTAATTTACGCGGAGCTTCTTTAAATAGAGCGGATTTAAGTGGGGCTTATCTGAAAGATGTGATTTTATCTGAAGCTAATTTAGCTGATGTTTATTTAATGAAAAGCCATTTGGTACGCACTAATTTAGATGGAGCAGAATTAACTGGCTGTTGTATTGAAGGCTGGGAACTCGAAGAAGTAGATTTATCGAAAGTGAAGTGTAATTATATTTATACTCGCTTTAATTATGAAACTAAAAGTAAAAGCGATCGCTATCCGGTAGGACGCGATTTTGCTCCTGGTGAATTTGCTAATCCGAATCGCGAAAATAATGCCGTTATTGAGGTAAGATTTTCTCAACCTCCGAATTGGGAAGTGTTGGTTTTTACTTTGACTCAAGTAGAGTTAGAATGTGCCAATGTACAGCTTCAGGTGAAATCTTATCTCCAAAGTGAGGGACAGTATCAACTACAATTAACTGCCAACCGTTTTGTGAATGCTAAATTATTAAGCGAGCGTATTTTATCTTTATATCCAGAAATGGGGAACCGAGTTACTAATAATCGGGAAACAATTCTCAAATTGCTAAAGATTAATAAGCAGGAGAATTTACAAGTAGAACCTTCACCAAAGCCTCTTCCTCCACCGCCCGATCGGCGATCGCGTACTTATCAGCAAGTGATTAGTCAAATTCGAGCGATCGTGATTTCTCAACCACCAGAGGAATTTGTTATGAGTATCGAGCGGTTACTAAATTTTCTGCAACAAGAGGGTATTTCAACGCGAGAAATTCAAAGGAAAATTTTAATTGAAACGATTTTTAAGCGAGCCAAGAAAAATGAAGAGTTTCGCAAAAAGCTTGTACTTTGGGAAGCAACAGCAGAGGAGGCGGAAAGATTTTCTTTAGTGGGAGAGGCAATTCGCGCGAGCGTTACTATGTTGGATGCAGAAGTTTTGCGTCCTGAAAGCAGTTAGGATGTCAAATAATTAAAATATAGACATCAGCACTAGGAGGGGCGATTAGAAGAATTTACTTTGGGAAAATTTTTTGGGCAGCTAAAGATTAATAACTGGTATCCCAACCTACAGTCTTTTATGATAAATTATGGAACCTTCTCCAACTAAGCCTTCGAAAGCGCTCGTTGATAAAGAATTCTACAGCCGACTGCCTCTATTTTTATTGTTTTTACTGTGGCTGGGGTATTTTTTCTTTGGTTTATTACTCACCAGTTACCAGGCACGGCTGTCAGCTTGGGTGTTAGCATGGGCAGGAGCGTTAATTTGGACGGTGGATCGATCTTGGACGAGATTTGTTCCCATTATCGCGGCGATCGCGGTAATTGTTTCTGTTTCGATGCCGTTCCAATTTCTCGCGATGATGGTGGCGATCGCACTAGCTTCTGCTTTTGTTTTGAGTTGGGCAATGTTATTAATCGGTGAGGATCTCAAACATGCGCTTCGAGATGGTTTTTGGTTAGCTGGGCTTTTGGCGATCGCTATGTTTTTGATTGCTTGGTTTTTATTAGATAATCGTGAATTTGGCGGCGATGTAGCTGTTTTGGGTAATACTTGTCCTCTACCTGTAGCTTTACTTTTAGGTTTTTTGGCTAGTTGTTTTGGCTCAAATGCTTGGATGCGAATGGATACAGCCGGATTTACTTTTAAGCAACAAATTCTGACTTTTGCTGCGGTGACTTGGTTGGGTTTTTCTTGCGGTTGGTTGGTTGAGATATTTTAATTAGAGCGCTCTAGTGGTAAACGTAGTTGAAAACAACTACCAACTCCAACTTGTGAGGTAACGGTAATTTTACCTTTGTGTTGGGTGGCGATCGCGCTCGCAATTGCTAATCCTAATCCTGTACCTCCTTCTCGTCGCGATCTCGCTTTATCAGCACGCCAAAAGCGATCGAAAATATAAGGTAATTGTTCGGGTGAAATTCCGATCCCGGTGTCTTTAATATTAACTACAGCGAAGCGATTTTGTTTGGCTAGAGAAACAGTAACTTTGCCTCCTTGAGGTGTATATTGCAAAGCGTTTTCGAGTAAATTAGCAAATAAACGATTGAGTTGAGCAGCATCGCCGAAAACTGAAACTGATAAGTCTAGATCCGCTTGTAAATTAATTCCTTTGGCAGTAGCTAAAGGTTCCAGCCATTGCAGTAAATCCTGTAAAATTTCATTTAGAGAAACAGTTGTTTGTTCGCGCACTGTGGTTGCATCAGTACGTGCGAGAAAGAGCAAATCTTCGACTAATTCTGTCATTTGAGCCGAAGCACTGGCGATCGCGGCTAGTTTTTTGGCATCTTTAGGATGAATTCGCTCTGGATGCGATCGGATTACGTCTACAGAAGTTTTAATTGCGGCAATTGGCGATCGCAATTCGTGGGAAGCATCAGCCGTAAATTGTTTTAATTGTTGATAACTTTTTTCTACAGGTTGAATTGCTAATTTTGTCAGCCATAATCCGCCAATCCCTACAAATCCTAAAGCTACAATTCCACCCATTCCTAAACCCCAAATTAATTGATTTTGGGCAGCTTGTAACGCTTCCATTGATTGACTAGCGCGAATATAACCTTCTAATGATGGTTGACTAGAATCATTTGGGGGATCGCTAAATACCGAAATAGTATAAGTGCGAATTAAGGAGGTTTGGGCGGTATCTCTTTCGGTTAATGCACCTGTTTCTGGTTGAGAATCTAAGGAAACTTGTCCCCGACTCGCTAGAGGTGTACCTTCAGAATTAAACCATTCTAAACTTTGGCGATCGCGGTTAAATAAATCTCGCCACGGTACTTCATCTACTCGCTCTAAATAATCATTACCTTCTTGTTTTATTTCTGCTAAAGAAGGAGTTGCTGCTTGGGCTAAAGTTCGCAGTTTTTCGTCCATTTGCTGATAATAACTGCGGGTAAAAAAAACATATACTCCTGCGGCAAAGACGCCTAATATTGCTGCCATTACTGTTAAATATGATAACAACAATCGCCAGCGCAGACTTTGGAAATTAGCTTGGTGGATTTTTTTTGAACCAATCATTTTGTCAGTTGGTAGCCAATCTTAGGTTGCTCTTATTTTACAACTAATAATTCCCCATCTCTTTTTCTTCCCAAAAAGAATTGTCTAATCTAACCCCCTAATCCCCTTCTCTCTCACGGAAGGGTAAGTAATTAATAGTTGAAAATTTTTCAAACAATTTAAAAATTATTCTCCCCTCTCTTCGCAGGAGAGGAGCTGGGGGAGAGGTGATAACTAATAATCTTAAACTTGTTATTTAGCGAGCTGATTTTTTTATTATAGTTAAGTTTCAGTTAATTTTAGCTAATTAATTGAATAATTTCTTGAGCAGCGCGATCGCCAGCTCCTCTTGTCCCCAAATTTTCCCGCATTTGCTGATAATTTTGCTGTATTTCTTCACGTCGCGCTGAATTAATTAGCAATTCTTTTGCTTCTTGGAAAATTCGCTCAGGTGTGGCTTTTTCTTGTAATAATTCCGGGACAATTTCCTCCATTAAGACTAAATTCACGGGCGACATAAAAGGAATAGAAAAGTTGAGCAATTTTCTGCCAATCCACATTGTCATCGGATTAACTCGATAAATAACTACTTGGGGAACGTTCAATAAAGCTATTTCTAAATTAACAGTTCCCGATTTCGTAATTGCTAAATCTGCCGCCGCGATCGCTGTTAATGTCTTTCCTTTGATTACTGTCGCCTGAAGATTATATTTTTGTAAATTGTCTTGAATTAGATCGTGAAAACTGTCAATTGACAAGGGAATTAAAAACTCTGCTTGAGGAAATTTAGCTTGAAGTTGTTGCGCAGCAGTTAAAATAATTGGCAGAAGATATTTCAACTCTTGTTGACGAGAAGCCACAAAAAGCGCGATCGCCAAGCGATCGTCAGCAATACCCAAATCTTTTCTCGCTGCTTCTCGATTAGGAGCAGTTTGCATCCGATCTAACAACGGATGTCCCACCCAACTAACTTTTACACCTTTTGCTTGAAAATAACGCGCCTCAGCCGTAAAAATCGCCAACAAAAGGTCAGTTATTTCCACAATCCGACTCGTATTTCCTACAGGCGGCGACCAAACCCATTCTTGAGGAGCAATATAATAAACTATTGGTACTTGAGGCAAATGTTTTTTCACATAAGAACCAATAGTAATATTTGGACCGAGATAATCAATCAAAACTAAAACATCGGGCGGATTTTCCCGTAAAAATTGTTTAGCCCGACGTTGAATTTGGAGAGTAGGTAAAACAAAAGGTATTGATTCGAGAATACCCACCGAACCAATATTAGTTGTATTACCAAGCAGAATTGCCCCGGCTGCTTTCATGCGATCTCCACCCAAGGCGAAAATTTCTAATTCAAGGTTATTTACCTTTGCTTGGCGTTGCAAAGCCTCAATTAGTAGCGCCCCTTGTAAATCTCCAGAAACTTCACCCGTACTAATAAAAATACGCATTATTCAGTTAGCACGTAGCCGCAATTAAAGTTATCAATTATCACATACCCGCAGTTATCAGTTACCAATTCTTCCAATTCTTCCAATTCTTCCTTGTCCCCCTTCCCTTGTCTCCCCCCTCTTCCCAATCCCCAGTCCCCAGTCCCCAGTCCCCAGTCCCCAGTCCCCAATCCCTAATGACGCTTACCGGGAATCAAGCCACGATAACCAGGAGAAGTAGAAACCTGTAAAAAGCGGAGCAAATGCTGTAAATATTGGCAATCTGGGAGTAAATCCAACTCTTCGAGAGAACGATCGAAACTGAGATCCGAACGATAAAGAATGCGGAAAGCTTTTTTGAGTAAGCTAATTTCCTCAGAGGAAAAACCCTTACGTTGCAAACCGACCAAATTTAGCGATCGCACCCGCGCGGGATTTCCTTCAACTAACATAAAAGGTGGGACATCGCGATCGATACGACTCATAGCACCCAACATCGCTAAACTACCAACGCGAACAAATTGATGAACGCCTGTTAAACCACCAATTGTTGCTTTTGATTCTATATGTACGTGACCCGCTAAAGCCACATTATTAGCGATTACCACCTCATCTTCAATAAGGCAATTATGAGCCACATGGACGTAAGCCATCAGTAAATTATTATTACCAATAATTGTCGCCTCGCCCTCATTAGTTGCCCGATTGATAGTCACATATTCGCGAATCCGATTACCATCGCCAATTTTTACCCAACTATTTGCACCGCGATATTTCAAATCTTGAGTTTCTAAACCAATAGCAGCACCGGGAAAAATCCGATTACCCGCACCAATTTCTGTCGCTCCTTCAATGACAGCATGAGGACCAACAGTAGTTTCGCGATCGATTTTGACGTTTTCCCCAATTACTGCATAAGCACCTACTTGCACTGTGGGGTGTAATTTAGCATGGGGGTGAATAACAGCAGTAGGATGAATTAATGTCTTCAACGGGCAACTAGACATGAATCTTAAGTCTGCAATTTTATTTAATCGTAGCTAGTAGCACCTCAGCATGAGCGCAAAAGTTTTCACGCCTGCTGAGTGCGTGGCTGGGGTGCTAATCTGCCAAAGAAAAGAGCATTTCGCCTTCTGCGGCTAATTCGCCATCAACTTCAGCGCGTCCTTGCATCTTGGCAAAACGACCGCTTTTAAAGCGTAATAGTTCCACAGTCATCACCAAGCGATCGCCAGGGACGACGGGACGACGAAAGCGGAATTTATCGATTCCGGCGAACATAAAAAAGCCACCTGCCATTCCTGGTAACTGAATTAAAACAATACCACCTACTTGTGCCATTGCTTCGACTATTAACACTCCTGGCATAATGGGATGTCCGGGAATATGTCCTTGAAACTGAGGTTCGTTGAAGCTAATATTTTTGATTCCGACGGCTTTTTCTCCGGGAATATAATCAATAATTCTATCTACTAAGGCAAAAGGATAGCGGTGAGGTAGCAGTTGATGGATTTCTTCAACGGTAAAAGTTGTTTTCACGCTCTGCTCTGGCTGAGTAGTTTCAGTTTGCTCCTCGGCGGAGTTGAGATTATTGGGTTTGTTAACGTCGGTGAGTGTAGACATAGTTTTGCATTTTGATGGATGGTTATGGCGTCGTGAATAAAGCGCGTAGCTGTTTTGCCAAGTTGACGTGCAGCTTGTGACTGGCTTTGTAAGCGAGATAATGGGCTACGGGGATTGTCCCCAGTAAACTTAAATCTCCTACTAAGTCTAAAAGTTTATGACGTACTGGTTCATTTGCAAATCTTAAGGGAGGATTAAGCCAGCCTGTGTCGCTGCAAACTAAGGCGTTGTCTAAGCTGCCGCCTTTGATTAATCCTGCTTGACGCACCTTCTCGATTTGAGAAGCTAAACCAAAAGTCCTTGCGGGGGCGATCGCTTGGGCGAAGCTTTCTTGACTTGGCGTCCAACTGTACCACTGTTTGCCGATGGCTGCTATTTCAAAGTCGATTCCGTAGGTAAATCTGGTTTCGGGTGCGGGTATGGCGGCGACGAAAGCATCTGTTTCTTGTACCCAAATTGGGGATTGGAGATTGGGGATTGGGGATTGGGGATTGGTTTGTAAGTAACTTCGCCCTCTCCCCTCTCTTTGGGGTTCCCAGTCCTCAGTCCCCAGTATGCCGACGGTGGCGATCGCTTCTACCCATTGTTTGGCGGAACCGTCTAATAAGGGTACTTCGCCAGCGTCGATTTCAATTCTGGCGTTGTCTATACCGCTACCTGTTAAGGCTGCGAGTAGGTGTTCTACTGTTCGTACGGTGGCGGTTTGGGCTGCTAATTCTGTGGATAAGGTGGTTTGGTTTACGGATTCGACTAGGGCTGGAATAGAAGGTTCTCCGGGTAAGTCAATCCGGACAAAGTAACGTCCTTCGCCTGGTGTGGCGGGCATTACGCGCACTGTGGCTGTTTTTCCTGAGTGCAAGCCTATTCCGGAAATTTGAAAAGGTTTAGCGATCGTTGAAGGCATATTTTCTGTTTTGTTACAAGGTTTTGCTGAGAGAAAAAGACTTTTATTTGGTTGGTGTAAATAATCAATGCTAGTTGAGGTAGAGACGCGGCTGCCTACGTCTCTACCTTGGTTAAAACCTTTCTCCGATCCCGAAGTGGAGGCGAGAGTCACCGTTGTCATTAAGTCCGTAGTCAACGCGAATCGGACCGAGAGGAGATTGAATGCGTACGCCGACACCATAGCCAAATCCGGTACCTGGTTTGTCACGAACGCCAGCCGGATTACCAGGAACGTTATCGCCCGTACCTAGGTCGCTACCGAAGTCTACAAATAAGGCGCCACCGAGAAAGGAGAAGAGGGGGAAACGATACTCGGCGCTAGCAAGGACATAACTGCGACCGCTACCGACATCTCCAGCGTCGTAACCGCGTACGGAGTCGGTACCGCCGAGAGAGAAGGCTTCGTAGGGAGGTAAGTCGCCGAGAATTGTTCCGGCTTGGAAGTTAAAAGCGAGGGCTTCTGCACCTTCGGCGAAGTCGGTATAGTCTACGGGGATATAGTAACTATAGCTACCTCGGAGGCGATTGAAGAAGATGCTTCCAGAACCAATGGGAATGGTTTGATCGACACTGAAACGGATTACCGAACCATCAGTAGGTTGAAAAATGCTGTTGCGGCGATCGCGGACTGCACCAAAACTCAAGATAAAGAGATCGTCGCTGCCGTCGTCGCTAAAGGCAAGGTCGTTCCCTAATTCATCTTCGGGTGCGAGTTCCCCATCAGCGTCGCGAATGGATACTCGTTGATACTGAAATCCGGTAGAAAGCGCCCATTCTGGCTGGGAGAAGACATCATCGGCTAAGGGACGACGGAAGGTAATTCCGCCACCAGTACGCACGACGCGGGGGCGATCGCCATTCGGTAACTCTACCTCCTCTTCACCACCGTCAAAGATTAAGGAAATGGAACGTCGGCGGAAAGCATTAACTGTATAAGAAGTGCGATAGGGATCGCCAGCAATCCAGGGATCGGTAAAGCGAAGGTCAAAGAGTAATTCTCTGGTTCCTACTTGTAATTCGGCGGAGAGATCCTGGTTATTACCGCCGAGGTTTTGCTCTTGATAGCTAATTGTGCCAAAGAATCCGCTTGCAGAACTAATACCTGCACCCGCAGCAACCGAACCAGTATTTCTTTCGACGACATCGACATTGACAACGACTTGACTGGGGTCGTCTCCTGGGGCGAAGGAGAGTCGCGCGTCTTCAAAGAGTCCTAAGCCAAAAACTCGCTGCAAGTCTCTTTGGGCGGTTTCGCGGTTGAAAACTTCGCCAGATTCTAACTCAATTTCTCGCGTGACAATAAAGTCGCGAGTACGACCATCTACTTCCTCGTCTTCCTCATCAAAAAATCTCACTCGTACATTTTCGATTACACCTTCAGCGACGACTAAGGTGACGACACCATCTTGGGAAATTTCTCCTGGTTCGTCGGGAGCATCGACTACTTGGGCGAGGTCGTAGCCATTTTCTCGATACCATTCATTCAACTCTTGAATATCGCCTTGTAATTCAACGAGGTTGAGAATATCTCCGTATTGTTCGCCAAAAATTTCATCTACTACTGATTCTGGCAGTACCCGTTCTCCTTCTCCTTGGGGAATTGTTTGAATTACGACATCTCGGAGGATGGGGTTAGGTTCGACTTGGTAAGTAATTCGCACTCCCAAGGGGGTATCTTCGGGGACTACAGTGACGTTGGAAAAGTAACCAGTAGCAAAAATTTCGTTTACGTCTTGTTGCAGTTGGGAGCGAGTTGTCGCCCGTCCTGGTTGGGTGCTAATGGTGTTATAAACTAGCTGTTCTAGTTCTCCTTCGACACCACGCACGAGAACTTCTGCAACTAAGACTCGCGGTTCTTGAGCCGGAGGTTGGTCTTGTGCCACAGTAGATTCTGTAGACTCAGAGTCAGGAGTTATTGACTCTAGGGAGACTAACGACTCAGGATTTGCTATTTCTGCTTGGTTTGTTTCTGGTTCTCCTTC is a genomic window containing:
- a CDS encoding sensor histidine kinase; the encoded protein is MIGSKKIHQANFQSLRWRLLLSYLTVMAAILGVFAAGVYVFFTRSYYQQMDEKLRTLAQAATPSLAEIKQEGNDYLERVDEVPWRDLFNRDRQSLEWFNSEGTPLASRGQVSLDSQPETGALTERDTAQTSLIRTYTISVFSDPPNDSSQPSLEGYIRASQSMEALQAAQNQLIWGLGMGGIVALGFVGIGGLWLTKLAIQPVEKSYQQLKQFTADASHELRSPIAAIKTSVDVIRSHPERIHPKDAKKLAAIASASAQMTELVEDLLFLARTDATTVREQTTVSLNEILQDLLQWLEPLATAKGINLQADLDLSVSVFGDAAQLNRLFANLLENALQYTPQGGKVTVSLAKQNRFAVVNIKDTGIGISPEQLPYIFDRFWRADKARSRREGGTGLGLAIASAIATQHKGKITVTSQVGVGSCFQLRLPLERSN
- a CDS encoding MFS transporter, with the translated sequence MKIFSTLERSQLRNLLFLFFSGLAFWTSLTSMLPTLPLYIEDLGAPPEQVGFVMGCFAIGLLLSRVWLGNLADRRSRKIVVVIGTGVAAIAPLGYVFFQSIPWLMVTRAFHGISIAAFTTAYSALVVDISPVKQRGELLGYMSLAIPLGMAFGPALGGFLQASVDYKSLFFIPAVLGAIAFLLAIQVREEQRFHSLGSHPDRESQLSQLWRLLASPRIRVPTIILLLIGTGFGILVSYLPGFMRDAAVDLNAGWYYSAAAIASFVARVMTGRASDRYGRGLFVSLSLVSFGLSMFLLAIAYSSTAFVFSAIFEGIGVGTLMPMAIAVLSDRSLPNERAIVYSLSIGGFDLGTALGGPFLGSLVALLTYRGLFLVATSLSAIALIIFLTQSSKDARHSFRFATGRGKDLYALEALEVLEPRSS
- the moaC gene encoding cyclic pyranopterin monophosphate synthase MoaC, coding for MQEQRENQKLTHLNAEGEAQMVDISKKQSTRREAIAVGRVRMSAETLAAIAAGNTPKGDVIATAKLAGIMAAKQTANLIPLCHPLALHKIEVQLTPDPQLPGYQIQASVTTKAETGVEMEALTAVSIAALTLYDMAKALEKSMAIEAIYLLSKTGGKSGDYFHQQAT
- a CDS encoding glycosyltransferase family 2 protein; this translates as MITSQISTIQNFQSQEEILDVSIVVPIYNEVESLPHLLEYLAQILHENQLSYEIICVDDGSSDGSTELLKHLAQTQENVKAVILRRNYGQTPAMAAGFKCARGRAIVTLDADLQNDPADIPMLLSKLAEGYDLVSGWRQNRQDAALTRLLPSKIANWLIGRVTEVRIHDYGCSLKAYRRELVADLNLYGELHRFLPALAFIEGARIAELPVRHHARRFGKSKYGLGRTFRVLMDLLTIWFMKKFLTRPMHVFGSLGLLLMFVGTVLGGYLTFLKLGLQENIGDRPLLILAVVLLLAGVQFFCFGLLGELLMRTYHESQDRPIYRVREIVENNVKNGK
- a CDS encoding pentapeptide repeat-containing protein; this translates as MQIEQFLTLYRQGKRDFAHTDLNGANLSGANLRDIDLTGANLTGANLRWASLNNSKLTGACLRQADLHNATLTRANLDQAILTRAELSKVDLRFSSLSAADLNWAILQDADLTGANLRGAKLDRVNLERAKLNNVELESAELMEANLARSSSIEANFSGANLREACLEEANLRQANLVKANLTEANLNNVYLRGANLQEADLHRTILTNADLSESNFDRADLSRANLAGAYLLKVSLRNAYLVRADLQDVYLLQTDLTEANLRGASLNRADLSGAYLKDVILSEANLADVYLMKSHLVRTNLDGAELTGCCIEGWELEEVDLSKVKCNYIYTRFNYETKSKSDRYPVGRDFAPGEFANPNRENNAVIEVRFSQPPNWEVLVFTLTQVELECANVQLQVKSYLQSEGQYQLQLTANRFVNAKLLSERILSLYPEMGNRVTNNRETILKLLKINKQENLQVEPSPKPLPPPPDRRSRTYQQVISQIRAIVISQPPEEFVMSIERLLNFLQQEGISTREIQRKILIETIFKRAKKNEEFRKKLVLWEATAEEAERFSLVGEAIRASVTMLDAEVLRPESS